The following nucleotide sequence is from Glycine max cultivar Williams 82 chromosome 9, Glycine_max_v4.0, whole genome shotgun sequence.
tgatagggatagaaatattccataatagatcacaaggattgttaggcttatctCAGAAAGTAATATATCGataaagtactagagagattcaagatggaaaggtgtttaacatcacctattctaatttagaaatgagacaagttagtctcgcacaatgtcctagaaatgatatggaacgaaaacaaatgaaagtaattttgtatgcatcagttgttgttgcatctgagagctgaatttgtagtatgttttgaggctacaattcaggctaattggctgcggaactttatttcagggcttggaattgtcgacagtattgctaggccgctgaaaatgtattgtgataactccgcacaatatttttgtaagaacgacaagtactctaagggtgctaagcatatgaaattgaagtactttgtcgtgaaggaagaagttcagaaacaaagagtgtcaatagaacatattagcacaaaccttatgatagttgacctttgaataagggattacgcccaagacattatagaacatgttgaaagtatgggcattattgttattgatgatcattaagtgtaatttatcttatgcattttagtgacactctgagctcaattatgatatgtttctgattacctgttctctatgtttgcatgcatgtttgtgttagagtaatgttaacaggttttgtcttgaatgaagacattatgttggaccaattatgtactcctaactaatggtcatattaaggagaagactaatttgtagtacatggaagggactatgtcgattagatgatgtacaaccgccatgactcgaattggttcttattcttaatcatgaaattatgatgtacccaatgtatagaacaatttagtcaattttaatgcgcattatgttagttaatctatttatttatttagtccataatgtttattaatgtcacatgagccaagtgggagaatgttagaattaatgtctcatgtgagaggcatgtgacttatgtagggactaataataaataattaacgattaaggctaaattgtaattgggcttaataggagaagtttctagagctaactgctacttgatgggagtagtggttataaaaggggttaataccactaacgtgaaataaggtcccttcctgaccagaaaatGTTCTCTCTCACTCATAGCCATCACTAAcggagagaggcagaaaagaaaggccaaaggaaatgaaatcttatttctctcatttttcaaggaaatcaaaatacACCGGAGAGAAGTTcttatggagaaaggtacaagtcttcctATAGAGAAAGATacacataattatttattgatgatttatgagaatcataggtttcaagattctgttgtttcctataattgatagtctagaaaaccccttaagaatttttacactttttacCAAAGCACACTCACTATCTAGGTGCTCAATGGAATATGTTATAATCAACTTAAATATGTCTTTAATGTCCCTGCTTATAAATTCTAACCTTTACCTTGGATCATTTgtttcagaagaagaaaaatgaaaaaaaattgattctaagaagaaatgaaaaaaaaaaaaacttgtaaacaataacttttttttcttttttttttcttttcaactaaATAAGTAGATATATGCTATTCCattatctatttttcttttctgccaTCCATAAGAAACATTaaaatctattatatatttatatctgTAGCTGAAATACTCCTAAGTAGAGAGGGCAAGGAGTGCAATCAAATGTTGCCTCCTGTCGCATATAGATAGATGGCTTTATAATGCGAAATTTGCAATTATGAAGCCCTTTATTATTGCAATTATAAAGTATACGAAACATTCCAATAGACAGCACATTCCAATATGGCTTGATTCTTAATTTCAAACCTATCGTAAggtaaaaatagataaataggcGAAACATGTGCACTAGACCCATAATACAACTTCAACTTTTTCTATTGTACAAACTAGTCAACTTGGCCTGAGCCAACCCCATTGCAATATTATTAAGCTGAGCTACAATAGTAGCAGTAATCCATAACTATAATAAAACTGTCCTAACCATGATTAGGCGGGATGAATTAAACCTATTAGACACATcgatgaaaacaaaacaatacaACTCAATCCAAGATAGtttaacttattttgaaaacaagtaCATGATTAATTCATTATAAGCATATATATTACTATATTATGAACAACCAATAATGACCAGAAAAAATAAAGTGCAAAAATCAAATGTTTATATAGCTTACAATTAATAATTTGAAGTTTTCTACTGAAAGATCAAGCAGGGAACTAGCAAGCAAGACACAAAACGAGACTTCAATTCTCAACAACAAACTTCACACATCATGACCACTTAacatagaaaggaaaaaaatgggaTAAGTGGAGTTTAAAATGTCTATATCCAATATTTATTTCTCTCACTCATTAAATGATGCAATTACAAGAAATTCTTACTCTAAGTACTCTTGAGCAATGAACATTAATTTAAAGCtgaaataaaagttttaattacCCCATATAGCTCCCTTGCCTTCAATGGGTCACTATCTTGAACCCCATGATAATCCCCTGGTGTGAAATGCCCCAGAACTCTCACTCCCTTCCTTTGCATCAACCTCACAAGTTGCACCTGACGATCCACAAGTGGGTCACCGCCACAGCCGGTAACCAGCACCCACCATCCACGCCGTTTGATAATTTCCAATCTCTTAGGACCATTCCCTGCCGTTGGATTGCAATACTCGTGATCACGGTCAACTCCAACGGGCAACGATAACTCCCACAACGCGTCATTAACACACAGCGCCAAATGAGGTTCGTTCTCTAGCCTCAGCTCAGAACCGGTTCTTTGGGTCCCACTGAAAAATGGTTGAACCAAAATAAGCCCTTTGATCTTGGGAATCTGATTATAAGTACCATCAACCGTGGCTGCTCGTAGACCCGCGTTGTAGGCTATGTTTCCTCCGGCACTACTCCCCATGAGAAAAACGTTGGAGTAATCGACGTAGTTTGTCAGCCAATCATCTTTGTTGGTTTTGATCCACTGCAGTGCCTCCACGGCATCCTCGTATGCCGCGGGTAGTCTATGCACCATatgatttaaaagaattaaaaaattgaaaataaaaagacataaaaaatataaaatatttaaattaaagtaaaatttactCTGTATACCAACCAAACACTACCTATGTTCTGGTGCCAGACGGTATTCGATGGAAGCAATGACCGCAACGACGTCGTTTGCCATGTTGAAGCAAAAATTGTGGAAGATTGTTGAGGCCGCACCGAGGAAAATGAACCCTCCCCCATGGTAGAAAACCAATAAGGGGAGCTTGGAGCTGTGATCCAGTGCCACGCGGGGTAGGTAGACTCTCGCCCATGTGCCTTTTGATTGGTTGATGGAGATGTCTTTGGAGAGTACGAGGGTGTTGAGGTTGGGATCCGGTGCGGGCGGGCTCTCGGGGGGTTTGTTGGGGCGCGTGACGGTGCCGTTTTTGTTAGGGATAAGGTTGAGCTCCTTGTAGGGGTCCTTGTTGCATGGGATTGGAGTGGATTGGGTTTGGAGAGTGAGAAATGTTAAGAAAAATGCAAATGCAATTGAAGATCTCCAAAAGGATTTGTAGTGTGGGAAAGAGAAGAGGCGCatggttgaattttttaaaactatgatAGCTAGAATTAATCAAaagatatggaagaagagggagAAAGTAGTGTTCATGGAAGGGGAGAAGAAACAAATGAAATGATGATAGGTGTGATATCTTTATATCCTGGATTTGGATTTAGTCATTTAGATTCTTTGCAGGGAATCCCaccataataattaatttgtgaaataaaagttaaaagaagGGGTATATATCATATATGGTAACTAGAATTGTACTTTTTTTGCTGttaattttgaactttttttgctTTATCCATTTGGTGGTGTTTTCTCGGCCTCATGTTCTTTGTGGCTAGATTTTTGTATGGTTTTTTCTTTTgggataaataaatgaataaatcatatatacatatatagaaaGAGTTGTGTGGCATGAGCCAAGAGAACTATATACCCCGTGTTGGTAATTTGTCTTCATTGAGAAATTCTTGGATGCAAAGGTGccaattatatttacatatttttagctaaacaactattttatattttaaaattaaaactgcaTGACTGTATGAGTGATAGATTGACTAATGGTACTAAACTTTGAACATTGTATGCAAGAACTTTTTCTTTCTAGATGTACTGAAAATGGACAAGCTTTGTTAGAAGGAGATTGAACAAGAATTGGCAACTAAGGGTAAATATTTAGCTTATATAATCTTTGTGGATATATGagttagaattttaattttttagaataaaaaaaactttcataaattgatgactttacaaaaaaaagtcatttgttttatttttcactatcattttacactaatattaactaattacagtgaataatattttataaagccAGCGATTAATTtaggatttttaaaatttttaactcATAATTTCGAAAATTAATGTGGAGTTGTACTCATTGCCAATGCTTGATTTAATCAACTTCACGATTTATAAATGCGTTAAATGTCTACATCAAATTATGACATGTTAAGAGACAAGATGAGGTTCATAAGATCGTAGTGTTTTGTTGAAGGGAGATAATCTGCATGAcgtttagagtgtgtttggatggagaaatttaaaatttttagaaattttaaattttaagaatttcaaatacttcaattgaaattcttttattttcaaaattttgtatttggataaaaaaaatcaaaattttgtgtttggttaGTGTGTTAGTTATACGTGTGTTCCTCTATGCTCACACCCGATCGATATTTTAGGAGCTCAgacggtgtttcttgaagaagacgagaatttcaatttcttaccttttagaaggaaattgaaattccaaatttttaattgtttaaaattctgttttaaaattccaaaattttaaattcttcataaaaagcatccaaacaatgaattctaaattacagaaattcaaattctctgataaattactttcctcagttaaaattctctatccaaacacactcttaatgAATTTCAgtagtaagaaaagaaaagaaaagaaaaacctcTAACTGAGCTATATTGTTATCGTTTAAAAAGAAGCATCCATGAATTTGATAGAAAGTAATGCTATATTCACTTAAGGAATGCTTTCATAGTTTTATAATTGTgtaacattaatttttgtttaaatattaaataattattattttaataaagtaatattagtaaaaacaatattagtagtaaaaaaaaatctaatatccAAGTCTACTAACAAGTAGAATACAATTAATAAAAGTCATTTAATTAGGAGGATTCATGAACTTTTCTTTAGGACTTAACTGAGCCCAAAGCTTTATCCTCTTTCAATTGAAGTGGGCCAAGAGGCCCACTAACATGCTTCTGTTGATGATGGTGATCCATAACTGTAGTAATATTGATGGTTAAGTCCTCTTGTTTCCAAACCCCCCATTGACGAGGTAAATCCAAACAGAAAAAAGCGTTGAAATAGAATGTCCATTTGTAATAATGCCCTTAGAAGATTGCAGGAAAATATACTACGTTATTTTGGCTTAATTACACTTGTAGTctttgtaatttatatttttttattttgtttttgtacaaaaattttattttcaatccatacaaattattttttatttgtttttaatccttaagactttttagataatttttttttctgttcaaaACGTTATCTAAACGTTATCTAAAATACTTTAAGaactagaaataaaataaatataatttgaaataattaaaaattaaaaaataattttataagagaaaaaaaaacattaacgtgcaaggaataaaaatatatttaattttttttatttttatcgacaaatattttttttggaaggcaaaagtgttatatatatatatatatatatatatatatatatatatatatatatatatatatatatatatatatgggttaGCAAGTCTGTACAAGAAATAAAGCTGCAAGATTACATACAAAAGGCCAAACCAAAATAGAGAATATTGTACGATAGTAATCACAAAAAAGAGAATCCTTAAATATATCCTAAGTATGTGAGAAAAAGCAGAGCAAAGGGTTAAAACTCAACGAAGAAAAAAAGATCGCAGATTTGTTTCTTCTCTTCCATGAGTTTTTTGCTCCTTCAAATTGTTGTTCCCAAAAGGCAATGCTGTTTCTTTTATTCCACAGACACCAGCAAAGTAGCATGCCAAATTAAATGCCTCCATCTCCGAAATTTCCTGCCTCTGATGAACATGCAGAATTGTTCATATAATTAACTAGTTTATCTCCTCAGGAAGCACTGTATATATACCCATCCATCTGAATATCCCATTCCAGATCTGAGTAGAATTAGAGGATGTTAGAGATAAATGGTTGACAGTTTCCTTGTGCAAATTACAGAAGTAAAACAATTAGAATGTTGCTTCCACCAAGGAAGGATTTGTTTTGGAAATAACTATATATGCGATTTCAAAAGATTGTATTTGTATCCCGAAACATTTTGATTTGAACTTGAAGGTTGAAGCTAAGGTGAATATCGGTGGTGGCAATACATGTCTTCTGTTATGGTGGATGACTTATAGCACACAAATGCAAGAGTTAGGGTAGatgacataataataatatagaatGCTCAACATGTCCAAGATGGGCCCAATACCAGGAATCTTCATTTAGGGACAGATTTCGGGCCTTGTGAACACGTTTGTGACCTTACAACAATTGTTATCAGCTTTGGAGTAGCAGTAGCAGTAGTTTTACTGGTATATCACACCACCCAGAGTTATTTTTAGGGGTGTACATAAGTTGGATTGGACCCGGTTTGCCAAAACTCATcacccaattcaattaaaaaaaattcaatttgattaATTGGGTCAGTTTCTAatgattttattgtaaaatttaatcCAATCCAATCCGATCatgattaggttgaattgggTTAAGTCAACCGggtcataaaatttaaaaattaaaaattttagaacaatttttttaaaataattttctttaaaatgtacaatataattacatataataTGCAAATTTGTTGCATAAAGaaattttagattttcattatttttatttttgtattttattataagttaaattttaattttggtcctcctaattttttaaatttatgattttggtcctttaatttttagttaacatttggtcttctaattttataaattggtaATTTTGGTCTCCtgataaattattaactaataattatgattaatagagtcattaaattaattataaattaaataaaaattgttaatcattcaaaaattttaataagagaTTATGAACCCTAATGTGGTGTTGTTGTCACTGGACTCGCGTGTGGCGGTAAAGGTGAAAGAGGTATTTATGAAAAAGAGAAGGAGTAGGATGTTGTGAAAAATTAGagttaataatttgtattaaagttttcaataattaatagttttaaattaatttataattatttttgaataactctattaatcataattatttgttaataatctaCAAAGGAGACCAAAATCGCTAATTTGTAAAACTATGGAaccaaatattacaattaaaaatcaaaggGACCAAAATCATGGATTTAGAAAACTAgaagaaccaaaattataatttaacctttattatgttcttattaataatattaatatttttttattattattatatgattggGTTGGGTTGGATTGGGTCATGGGTTGATAATTTGCAACTCGTTGTCCAACTCAAATATAATTGGATTCATATTGGGTCGGATTTGGTCATGGGTCAACCCAAACCCGTGAACATCTCTAATTATTTTCTATCTtaaccattaaaaaatattaccaatATATTAGTTGCTTACTCATCAAATGAATCAAGGTCAGTAAGTTACttgttttattatcatatttttaagaGCAAATTACATTCGTCTCCCTCGAAGTTAATGTTTTTTACACTTACTCTCTTCCTAAAATCGTATTTCTGTTGTCTCTCCTAAAATGTCACTGTTACTAACGGTGTTAATTTTTTGTGAAATATCCTAAGAATTCCTATCACTCTCTTGCAAGTCTCCTTTCAGTCCAAGTTCATATTGGGTTTTGCTAAAGAAAACACCGATAACTCGTTCCTCACCTCCCTTGTCAACTTCATCTCCTTCGCCAACCACAATAACTTCACCATCCTTGCCTCCTCTGATGCTATCTATGGCATCTTCCAGTGTCGTAGCGATCTCACCAATGACTAGTGCTCTTGCTACGTGTCGCATGTGATCACCCATCTCAACAACATCTACTTCACCTCCTGTGACGACGCGTTGAAGCTCGATACAATTATTTCGCCATGTACGATAATGCTACATTCATCGAGCTAGGTCAAGGATGTGACAACAATGCCACTAGATCCtcacttctttcttctttttctcattaTCTTTGACAGTGATAATGGGTTAGGAGGTCACAGTGTAAtggatggtaaaaaaataagagaatcttgtgtatgataaaaaaaagagtatcaTTAAGTGTAATAAGTGCTAACTTGATCACGAAGTATgagtataatttattctttttttaattatttgctaTTACTAACTTTTAAGGGTTAACCATATAAAGTAATGGTTAAttacaattgaaaaattatgTCTACTCCATCTATATTAGGGTTTGGTAATGGGACCACATTGGCTCACAGGATACGGGGCTTTGTTGTAGGCAGAAATAATGGATGGAATGAGATGGTGTTGCAAAGACCAATGTAATTAGCTCAGGCTTCAAGGTGGGGATCACTGGTGGCGACGATTTTGTTCACGGGAAAACGCAAGCTAAATGCAAGTCTCAATATTTTTGCTCTTTTGTTTTAAAGGTAATTCGATGATTAGCTtgttttgaatatatattttttacttagtATGGATGGTTTTAGATTATGGATTTTACGTCCCTGCAAGTGAATTGGGATGATGGTTTTGTTTGCTACGAGAGTAGATCATGGTTTAAGTGTGTGTGGAATTTACGTTAAGAAATTCACGTATCTTACACGTCTATTAGCAGTGGATTTGCTTTGCTCCCGTAAACTGAAAAGAGGTTGGGATGTTGGTTGTCTCGGTggtttgttcttttatttaagCATTAAAGGAAtgcaattattattagtttctaCTTAGATGCATGTGATTTGGTGTTAACTTGTATTCTTTTGTTTCAAATGACATGTTGTTTGGGATGTGGCTTGTTAATGGTTTAGTTAGTGTCTTGTGGCTTTTTTGTTGCTTGAACTTGATTTGTGCCAATCGAAGTGGGTGTGAAGAAATTGAAGACGCAAGGTCAAGCATATCCAACACATCTAATAAGTACCACCCTGCACTTTTAGTGGTGAAACACGGTATGAAAATGTTACCGAATCAAATTTCATTGTCTAAGAATCTTGTTGATAAATACTGTATATCTCTCATATTCTTTAAGTTTGACACATGTTTGAATCTTAATGAATCGTTAAGACTCAattcacttaaatttttttttaataaaaaaattaaaattaaacaaccaTATGAAAATCAAACCTTATGATCCTTTtacttatttgaattaattgaaTTTCTCATCAGGTGGGGAAATCATATACGTCCCTGGTATACTAAACTTCTTACCAGTccttttaatgaaatattaaataagtttgtttaaattataaaaaaaaacaaacatatttaaaataagagCAAACAAACTCATCAAAtgtataaagagaaaaaatgttatatttgagTTTCTTAGATATCAAATCAAAACCtaatatttatgataatttttttgatttttaaaataattcaaacagtaatttataattatatgataatataaaattattttacaatattaatgcatatagatattaaattcttatataaataCTTTACAAAATATGATTCTAGATGCTatgaaaaaacttatatattgaTCAAGTGTTTGCGATAAGCCTTCATCTAatcaatttttgtaaataaagagtttaattaaattgtttacaACCATTTGGCTCATGCTTCTCAACAAGTATCAAGTATGATGCTCTCCAATCCGTATTTTGCaaagtgtgtgtatatataatcCATGAAAACCCATTAGACGACAAAACCTCAATCACCAAACTGCAGAACCATAACTTTAATTAATCAGAGAACATTATTACCAAGGGTTTCAAAAACGGTTTACAACTGCAATTTTGATGGCAAcataagttttttgtttttactaaaCACAACAGTATCATGACGTAATTGCAATCACATTGGTCATATTTATGTATAATCTTGGACAATGTCAAGACTCTCAACTAGAgtgcaattataattataaccgCAATTCAAAACCTTGATTAATTTAACTGTATCTGCCAAAAATAAGATTGATTTATTGGAATGGTGACTGATAATTTTGCTGGCTTATAACTTATAACAAACCGAAAGGATCCAAGttggaaagaaaatttaatacaaGATTGAGAAAATGGTTGAGGTTAACTTTTGAGCATTTGTCACCTTAAGGGAGACATAGTTGCCCCACAAGTTAGGTTAATGCTTATGCCAGGGTTTGTTATCTCACATACTGGAACTATAGGAATGCATATATATTTGTTAGGACCACGCTAGCTGGACTGAGACAGTGGCTTTCAATGTGTGGTCTTTTAGAAGCAAGTTAAGGCATATATAGGGTTGCTTTAAATCAGTGGCAGTGAGATAACTGATCATAATGACTTAAAGATGCATGAGACTCGTGGGGCTAAGTATGATAGGACCAGTTTGAcatgaatataaataaatatgtgatGAAAGGGGAAAGTGGCATAGTgttgatgaaaaaaaagagatgcAAAAGCATAGAATTAAAAAGGGAAAGGGATGGTGAGATATCTTTGTCAGAAATGCAGGAAAAAGAGATAAGAGATCGAGTAATCTATATCTACAATAGAATCTTGAATAAGAAGATCTTCTTAGactaagttattttaatatctaaaaTGTGGAAAGAATGTGAAGAATATACGGATCCAACTCATCAATAGGCTCTTTGTTTCACTCGTAATTTGTCCACACCGAGGTGCCGAATTTCATGATAATTTCCttctgtaattttttatatattctgcAGATCTATGTTCAGCCCAGGTGGAATAAGTTAAGAACGAATATCGACAAGATATGCTCTGAGGCTACTAGGAACTCCCAGGATCCATTATACacgttcttttctttctctcgtttagtcaatatataaaaaaactactgAAAAGTTCAATAATAATCCCATTTAGGGAAAAGAATAACCATATTAAAATGCTATGCAATGAATTGTATTGATTAACACCAATTTTAGTTcaatctacattttttttttatgacaaattCAATTTAGAGGGTGCAATGGAAGCTTCAAGGAGAAATTTAGCTTGCTGCCTGGAACGGATCGAAATCAGATTATCTAAGTCAATGAAACCTTGAACTGAATTTGTGGGGAGAGTAACATTTGTGAATAGAGTAGCATTTGTGGGAAGAGAAGTTGTTTATTAATTGATATTCTACATTCTCATAGATTAATCTCATGACCCACTTAGAGATATCTtgctttcaagaaaaaaaaaaaaaaaaaaaaccttgaagTCAATGAAATTAAGTTTGCATTGAAGCACAAGGTTATGGGAATTCGGTAAAATgagaaattagaaaaaagacGGTTCGCAACTGCAATGTCGACAGCAAACGTCAGGATTCTTTTACTAAAAATTAGTTTGAGTAGTTgaacaccaaaaaaagcaaaatgtgTGTCCTCTATAGTAGTATACACACAACTAGCTAGCTTTCCACAAGTTTGACACAAATTTATTCAGGATATATCATCACATGATTAATTGGTaagtaaaatgatttaaaaaatgattggtAAGTAAAATATCTATCCTTGCAATTATAGGCAATGTGGAAATCGTATCCCTtcgaaaaaaataaagtattttaaaaaaaattctccaaccaagataaaaaaaagtagaaatcaACTCGGTGCTTGCcgaatgaatatatatatataaagaaatcaaattatattaatataatttttaataattattacaccatttaataattttttaaactttaccATTAGATCAAAAGTTGTTTTCATATAgattatacatataaaattttatattaatttaaaattatttattatcttattcatatagattaaaattagtgtaatataaattttttaaaatatatttcatttgatTACCTACTtatcaattttgataaattttgacTCAAATCATTTGGACAATGATTAGatcgataaatattttatatcaaattatcaaGTAGTTAGGTGTAATAATTGTTGAATTTACATCGATTTAATTTGATATCTcattataaagataaaagaaagagaaatataaatatgatagatACACTACTACAAATAAAGCTTTTTAAGTCGGTTCTGAAGGATATTTTACGACGGTTTTGAACCGTCATAGCACCAGTGTCATAAAATGGGCCAACCTCTACAACGATGGTTTTTGAACCGTCTTTAAAGATTGGtgtttctaagacgattctgagaataaccgtcttaaaatatattgtttatatAAGGCGGTTATCAACTACTAACCGTTATAATAGGCCAATTTTTTACGACGGTTTTTACtagaaccgtcttaaaaagtgAGACCTACTAAGACGGTTTAGTGTGAGACCGTCTTAGTATGTCCTTTATTTGTAACactttctaaggcggttattcataaaaccgtcttagaaagttagACATACTAAGAAGGTTTTccaacaaccgtcttagaatagttaattttttttttttttttggtgcagCTTTAATTTTTAGGTGGTGTTTTAATTATTCTATACATTGATTTGAAGTAAaagaatttacataataaaagaatttacataattaaaGAAAGAATTTACATCATGTTGAAGAATTGTAAAATCGTTTaatcatataataaaagaatttacataattaatgataatatatagttttgcaagaatttaaaattattatggaaTATTTAACATTGCTAACTTCAATTTTAAGTTATCCACAAATTACAAGCAGTGCTGAAACCTCCCTCACCATGTAATGAGTCCATAATTAAGGACAAATGCAATAAATCCCTGAACAAAAACAAGGACATTGATTAAAAGTTGATATAAGGATCACCGAGTGTTTatcagataaaaataaaataaagatcacTTATTTCTAAAATGCTAgaacaaacaattttatattcttcTCAACACCAGCAAGAAAAGATTAGTtacataaaatgtttaaaaatcaaaatacatttaaaaaaattgtgagcaTAAGTACATGATGCTTTGATAGATTTCACTAAATGGTAACAGAAATTCATCAATCAACctatttttgtaaaagcattCACCTCTCACACTTCATTTGCAAGCAGTTCATTACACAGGTATATGCAGTTCATTTGCATAAATACATGATACTTTGACTAGCAAATAAAATTAGATCTATACAACTAGTGGCAGAATTAAAACC
It contains:
- the LOC121172763 gene encoding carboxylesterase 1, whose amino-acid sequence is MRLFSFPHYKSFWRSSIAFAFFLTFLTLQTQSTPIPCNKDPYKELNLIPNKNGTVTRPNKPPESPPAPDPNLNTLVLSKDISINQSKGTWARVYLPRVALDHSSKLPLLVFYHGGGFIFLGAASTIFHNFCFNMANDVVAVIASIEYRLAPEHRLPAAYEDAVEALQWIKTNKDDWLTNYVDYSNVFLMGSSAGGNIAYNAGLRAATVDGTYNQIPKIKGLILVQPFFSGTQRTGSELRLENEPHLALCVNDALWELSLPVGVDRDHEYCNPTAGNGPKRLEIIKRRGWWVLVTGCGGDPLVDRQVQLVRLMQRKGVRVLGHFTPGDYHGVQDSDPLKARELYGVIKTFISALN